A genome region from Geoalkalibacter ferrihydriticus DSM 17813 includes the following:
- the topA gene encoding type I DNA topoisomerase translates to MAKHLVIVESPAKAKTIEKFLGPGYKVMASYGHVRAMPSKQGSVDISQDFEPKYQVLPESRRHIDGLKKEVEKSEELILATDPDREGEAIAWHLLEALGLTEDGNKPRVKRVVFHEITKNAVKKAMDNPRRVATELVDAQQARAVLDYLVGFNLSPFLWKKIRYGLSAGRVQSVALRLVCEREKEIQAFTAQEYWTIDALLAPTAAAKRTNFKARLHSLDGQRLDKFAIGAEPQALDLVKQIAACDFAVQKVTQSEKKRNPAPPFTTSTLQQEASRKLGYSARKTMSTAQKLYEGVDIGEGAVGLITYMRTDSVALSDEATGQARDVITQLYGTDYALSKPRVFRSRAKNAQEAHEAVRPTNVANTPEKVKPFLTSDQYRLYRLIWMRTVASQMAAAILDSTSVDIAAGERFMFRASGQVIRFPGFMKLYIEGTDDSEEEKEGTLPALSEGEALTREEILPEQHFTQPPPRYTEASLVKTLEEYGIGRPSTYASIMNTLVTRKYVRLEKRTFFPEDVGMVVSDLLTQHFPRYVDYAFTAEMEEELDAISRGEHQWRPAIREFWEPFIALLKQKEQEVSKADVTTEKTDRICPECGKELVVKLGRAGKFLACSGFPDCRHTEPLGTEEKEEPVLSDQKCDKCQAPMLIKEGRYGKFLACSAYPACKNIQPLVKPKALGITCPECKEGELMEKKSRYGKIFYSCNRYPKCKYALWDLPLTQACPKCKFPVTVEKTTKREGTVHKCPQESCDWKETLVPPVPKDPAAKATKPAKTAKTAKATKATKAAPKDKKG, encoded by the coding sequence ATGGCAAAACATCTGGTCATTGTCGAATCTCCCGCCAAAGCTAAAACCATCGAAAAATTCCTTGGTCCCGGCTACAAGGTTATGGCCTCTTACGGGCATGTGCGCGCGATGCCGAGCAAACAGGGATCGGTGGACATCAGCCAGGACTTCGAACCCAAATACCAGGTGCTGCCTGAGAGTCGCCGGCACATTGATGGGTTGAAGAAAGAGGTCGAAAAAAGCGAAGAACTCATCCTTGCCACTGACCCCGACCGTGAAGGTGAAGCCATCGCTTGGCATCTTCTGGAAGCGCTGGGCCTGACCGAGGATGGCAACAAGCCGCGGGTCAAGCGCGTGGTCTTTCACGAAATCACCAAGAATGCCGTAAAAAAGGCCATGGACAATCCGCGCCGGGTCGCCACTGAACTGGTGGATGCGCAACAGGCCCGTGCCGTTCTCGATTATTTGGTGGGATTCAACCTTTCTCCCTTTCTGTGGAAAAAAATTCGCTACGGCCTCTCGGCGGGCCGCGTTCAATCCGTGGCCTTGCGCCTGGTCTGTGAACGCGAGAAAGAAATCCAGGCTTTCACGGCGCAGGAATACTGGACCATTGACGCACTCCTGGCGCCCACCGCAGCGGCAAAGCGGACCAATTTCAAAGCACGCCTGCACAGCCTCGACGGTCAGCGTCTCGACAAGTTCGCCATCGGCGCGGAGCCGCAGGCCCTGGATCTCGTCAAGCAGATCGCCGCCTGCGACTTTGCCGTGCAGAAAGTCACTCAAAGCGAGAAAAAACGCAATCCCGCGCCACCGTTCACCACCAGCACCTTGCAGCAGGAGGCCAGCCGCAAGCTGGGCTACTCGGCGCGCAAAACCATGAGCACCGCGCAGAAGCTCTACGAAGGGGTCGACATCGGAGAAGGTGCGGTCGGTCTGATCACCTATATGCGAACCGACTCGGTAGCCCTCTCCGATGAGGCCACCGGTCAGGCCCGCGACGTCATCACCCAGCTTTACGGCACGGACTACGCCCTGTCCAAACCCCGGGTGTTCCGCAGTCGCGCGAAAAACGCCCAGGAAGCTCATGAAGCGGTGCGCCCGACCAACGTCGCCAACACCCCGGAGAAGGTCAAGCCCTTTCTCACCTCCGACCAGTACCGTCTTTACCGCCTGATCTGGATGCGTACCGTTGCCTCGCAGATGGCGGCCGCGATTCTCGACAGCACCTCCGTCGACATCGCCGCCGGCGAGCGCTTCATGTTTCGCGCCTCGGGCCAGGTGATTCGCTTCCCCGGTTTCATGAAGCTCTACATCGAAGGCACCGACGACAGCGAGGAGGAAAAAGAGGGAACCCTGCCCGCCCTCAGCGAAGGCGAGGCGCTGACGCGCGAGGAAATCCTCCCCGAGCAGCACTTCACCCAGCCGCCGCCGCGCTACACCGAGGCGAGCCTGGTCAAGACTCTCGAAGAATACGGCATCGGTCGCCCCTCCACCTACGCCAGCATCATGAACACCCTGGTTACGCGCAAGTACGTGCGCCTGGAAAAGCGCACCTTCTTTCCCGAGGACGTGGGCATGGTGGTCAGCGATCTGCTCACCCAGCACTTCCCGCGCTATGTCGACTATGCCTTTACCGCGGAAATGGAGGAAGAACTCGACGCCATATCCCGCGGCGAACATCAGTGGCGGCCCGCCATCCGCGAATTCTGGGAGCCCTTTATCGCCCTGCTCAAACAAAAGGAGCAGGAAGTCTCCAAGGCCGATGTAACCACCGAAAAAACCGATCGCATCTGCCCTGAATGCGGCAAGGAGCTGGTGGTCAAGCTTGGCCGTGCGGGCAAATTTCTCGCGTGTTCGGGCTTCCCCGACTGCCGCCACACCGAGCCCCTGGGCACCGAAGAAAAAGAAGAGCCGGTGCTCTCCGACCAGAAGTGCGACAAGTGCCAGGCCCCCATGCTCATCAAGGAAGGTCGCTACGGCAAGTTTCTCGCCTGCTCGGCGTATCCGGCCTGCAAGAACATCCAGCCCCTGGTCAAGCCCAAAGCGCTGGGCATCACCTGCCCCGAGTGCAAAGAGGGCGAGTTGATGGAGAAAAAAAGCCGCTATGGCAAAATTTTCTATTCCTGCAACCGCTATCCAAAATGCAAATATGCCCTGTGGGATCTGCCCTTGACCCAAGCCTGTCCCAAGTGCAAATTCCCCGTGACCGTGGAAAAAACCACCAAGCGCGAAGGCACGGTGCACAAGTGTCCCCAGGAGTCCTGTGACTGGAAAGAAACCCTGGTACCGCCGGTACCTAAGGACCCTGCGGCCAAAGCGACAAAACCTGCCAAGACGGCTAAGACCGCCAAGGCCACGAAAGCCACCAAGGCCGCCCCCAAAGACAAAAAGGGCTGA
- a CDS encoding DUF494 family protein, producing the protein MRDRVLAIVSIITQFILEENDLLTNENEIVQELLDIGFEVDEIDAAFSWMENQTLEPLEPSLPSLGVTSQRVFTLRESLMLSLEARGFLVRLRSLGIVDDNVEEEIIERAMSTGEDEVGLKEIKHIAILALFSRAQQQWRKEVDCILDDDWSALYH; encoded by the coding sequence TTGAGAGACAGGGTTCTGGCCATTGTCAGCATCATTACGCAGTTTATCCTCGAAGAGAACGACCTGCTGACGAATGAAAATGAAATCGTTCAGGAACTGCTGGATATCGGCTTTGAGGTCGATGAGATCGACGCAGCCTTTTCCTGGATGGAGAATCAGACCCTGGAGCCGCTGGAACCCTCCCTGCCCAGCCTGGGAGTTACCAGTCAGCGCGTCTTTACCCTGCGCGAGAGTCTGATGTTGTCCCTGGAAGCGCGCGGCTTTCTCGTGCGGTTGCGCAGCCTGGGCATTGTCGATGACAATGTGGAAGAGGAAATCATCGAGCGAGCCATGTCCACCGGTGAGGATGAGGTGGGTCTCAAGGAGATCAAGCACATCGCGATTCTCGCTCTTTTTTCCCGCGCTCAGCAGCAGTGGCGCAAAGAGGTCGACTGCATTCTGGACGACGACTGGTCAGCTCTTTATCATTGA
- the dprA gene encoding DNA-processing protein DprA has translation MGTRPPLYFSLAMHRDNLSSQELGWLRLHLTPRLGRKALRRLHQVFGSLEAILADTTPARLARGGLSPKLATAIPAEDDPNLAATAAKLAQDGVRLVSLWDADFPPLLAGIPDPPALLYVRGHWPPAPGLAVVGARRAGAESRQMVREIARDLAGHGVCIISGLARGIDTAAHLGALDAGGATVAVLGCGIDRIYPPENRKLFHQIATQGTLISEYAPGTPPLAGNFPGRNRIVSGLALGVLVAEAAVGSGSLITADFALEQGREVFALPGAPYGASCTGSNTLLKEGAHLVTEARDILDLLWSDLARSALGAPAAAPAPLPELSKEALQVLEPMDTNALHIDEIVRKSGLTPMEVSAILLHLELQGGVRQLPGMHYQRIRPG, from the coding sequence GTGGGCACGCGCCCACCCCTTTATTTCTCCTTGGCCATGCATCGGGACAATCTTTCTTCACAAGAGTTGGGCTGGCTGCGCCTGCACCTCACGCCACGCCTGGGTCGAAAAGCTTTGCGACGCCTGCATCAGGTTTTCGGCTCCCTTGAGGCAATTCTTGCCGATACCACGCCCGCGCGCCTGGCACGCGGCGGCCTGTCGCCAAAACTGGCGACGGCGATTCCCGCGGAGGATGATCCGAATTTGGCCGCCACGGCCGCCAAACTCGCGCAGGACGGCGTGCGGCTGGTGAGCCTGTGGGACGCGGATTTTCCGCCCCTGCTCGCCGGCATCCCCGATCCGCCGGCGCTGCTTTACGTGCGCGGCCACTGGCCTCCGGCGCCGGGACTCGCAGTGGTAGGCGCGCGCCGCGCCGGCGCGGAAAGTCGTCAGATGGTACGTGAGATTGCCCGCGATCTGGCAGGCCACGGCGTCTGCATCATCTCGGGGCTGGCACGGGGCATCGACACCGCCGCCCATCTCGGCGCGCTTGATGCGGGGGGCGCGACCGTTGCGGTGCTGGGCTGCGGCATTGACCGCATCTACCCTCCAGAAAACCGGAAACTCTTTCATCAGATCGCCACCCAGGGCACGCTGATTTCCGAATACGCTCCCGGCACCCCGCCCCTGGCGGGCAACTTTCCGGGACGCAACCGCATCGTGAGTGGTTTGGCGCTGGGTGTGCTGGTGGCCGAGGCCGCCGTCGGCAGTGGTTCCCTGATCACCGCCGATTTTGCCCTGGAACAGGGCCGCGAAGTGTTCGCCCTGCCCGGCGCGCCCTACGGCGCCTCCTGTACCGGCTCAAATACGCTGCTCAAGGAGGGCGCACATCTGGTTACCGAGGCGCGCGACATCCTCGATCTGCTCTGGTCGGACCTGGCGCGCAGCGCTTTGGGCGCTCCGGCTGCGGCGCCTGCACCCCTGCCGGAGCTTTCCAAGGAGGCTCTCCAGGTATTGGAGCCCATGGACACAAACGCCCTGCACATCGATGAAATCGTCCGGAAAAGTGGGTTGACTCCCATGGAGGTTTCCGCTATTTTACTGCACTTGGAACTTCAGGGGGGCGTCAGACAGTTGCCCGGAATGCATTATCAGCGCATTCGTCCTGGATGA